In the Brevundimonas sp. LM2 genome, CGTGTCCGCCACTTTCGCCCCGGGCGGGGTGGGCAAATCTGCCTTGGTCCTGGCCGAGGCGATGGCGATGGCCAGCGGCAAGCCGGTCCTGGGCATCCGTCCGGTCCATCGTCTGAAGGTCGGCTACTGGAACGGCGAAGATCCTTTCGAGGAAACGGAACGCCGCGCCCTCGCCGCCTGTCTGCTGCATGACCTTGGCCCTGATGACCTCGACGGCTGGCTGCACCTGGGCAGTGGTCGAGAGGACGCGGTTGTCATCGCCGAACAGACCCGCGATGGCGCCACGATCTTGGCCCCGAACGTCGAGTCCATCCTAGACACCATCCGCTCGCTCCAGCTGGACGTCGTGATCCTCGATCCCTTCGTCTCGACCCACCAGGTCACCGAGAACGACAACAACGCGATCGATCTGGTGGCCAAGCGCTGGGGCAAGATCGCTGACGAGACGAACACCGCGATCTCGCTGGTCCACCACACCCGCAAGACCAATGGGGCCGAGACCACGGTCGAGGACGGCCGGGGTGCTGTGTCGCTCTTGAACGCCGCCCGCTCCGCCCGCGTCCTGAACGCCATGTCTAAGGAGGAGCGTGAGCGAGCCGGCGTCAAGCCGGGCGAAGCGTACTTCAGGGTCGAGAATGGAAAGACCAACCTGACCCCGCCGGCCGAGGGCGCGGACTGGTTTCAGGTGGCCAGCGTCGACCTGGACAACGGCGACACCTTCAATCCGTCCGACAACGTCGGTGCGGTCCGCAGATGGAAGTGGCCCGACGCCTTCGACGGGATCAAGGCGACCGATCTCCTGGCCGTGCAGCGGGCCATTGATGGCGGGCAGTGGCGCGAGAATGCCCAGGCTAACGAATGGGCGGGCAGGGCCGTGGCCGACACGCTGGGCCTCAACCTGGATGACCCTGCCGACAAGTCCAAGGTCAAGAGCCTCCTAGCAACATGGATCAAGACCGGAGCGCTGGTTCGGGTGACCATGAAGGACGAAGGGCGTCGAGATCGGCCGATGATTGAGGTCGGGAAATGGGCAGAGATCTGATGAAAGCGCCCCACCGCCCCACCTTGCCCCACCTCTCAAATAACCCGGTGGGGAAAGCCCAGTGCCCCACCGCCCCACCTGCCCCACCTCCTTTAGAGGGGGGCAGTGGTGGTGGTGGGGAATCACGCCGTCCGCTGCTGTTCCTCGAATGCCCCACCTCGTTCGTCGGCGGGGCCTGCTGCAGGTGCGCCAGCGTTGGCGCTCAAGGGGTGGAGCCATGACGAAGCGCAGCGTTGCGCGGGCAAGCTCCTCTACCGAGGATGTGACAGCCCCCGCGGCATTGAACGACAACGATCCCGACGCCGTGGTCTTGAGGTCTGAGATCCTGGACTTTGCCGGCCGGGCGGAAACGATGAGCCGAGCCGAGATGCTGGACGGCATCGTGCGGATCGGTTGGAGCCACGACCTCAATCGCGAGGTGATTGGGGCGCGGGCCATAGCTCAGGCCGTCTATGGCCGTTGCAATCAACAGGCGGTCGAGCGGGTCAAGAAGTTCGAAGAGCGCGGGATCTGCACCTTCAGGCGCTGGGATGGAGGGAAGACGATCTCCCTGCTGCTGGGCGAAATCATGGTGGTACGGATGGAGCTTCAGGCACGTGGTCGCCTGGATTGAGGGCAATCTTGTCCCCAGAACGTCCCCACGGTTGAGGGGCTCGGTCAGCCTGCCATCCTCACCTCAGATCAATCCTGAGGACTTCATGGCCGTCACCGACATCCTGAAACGCAATCCGACCGGTCTGGCCCGCGTCGCGCACGAGTCCGCCGCTCGCGCTCTGTCGAATGCCGAGGCGCGTCGATCCAAGGCTGCCGCGGATCTGGCCAATGCCGAGGCCGCTCAGGCCGACGCTGCGACCGGTGACGATGCCGCCGCAGCCGGAGCGCTTGAAGCCGCTACCCGCCGGGTGCGTGATGCCCGCGACCTGATCGCCGCCTTCGATGACCGGATCATCCCCGCGGCCCGCGCTGGTCTGGCCCTGGCAGAGAGCGGCTTGGACCAGGCCGAGAGGTTGGCCAACTGTGAAGCCGCCAAGGCCAAGCGGAAGGCCGCCGCTGCCCGCTTGACGCGGGACTATCCCGGCTTGGCCGCAAGCTATGCCGAGCTGGTTGCCATCGTCCAGGACGCCGACGATGCCATCGCCGCGGCAAACGCCAACCTGCCGGCCGGGCATGCCCCACTCGAAACGGTCGAGGCCATCGCCCGGGATATTCCTGCTGAGCCGGTGCGCGTCGTCTCCGACCGTGTCGAGCCGGTCTGGCACCACGCCAGCGGTGACCGGGTTAATGACCCCAGCCGGGTGCGTGACGGCATCTACCGCGGCCGAGAGGGCAGCCCGATCCAGTACGTCGACGCCGACCGCTGCCGGCAGATCCCCAAGCGTGTCGTCGTCAGCATCCCCGCCCGCCCGCCGGTGCATGCTGCCCGCCTGGCAGACACGCCGCTCCCGCCGCTCAAGCCCAGCGCCCCAGTCGATGCCGAGCCTGTCACTCAGCACCTCCCGGTCTCGGAAGCAGGGGAGGCCGCGGCATGATCAGCCCAGACCGTCGCTCTGCCGAGATCGCCAACGAGCGGGATGCCGAGCGCCTTCCCATCGATCACGTCGCCATGCGCAGGTCCGGCATCGTCGAGTGTGATGACGCCCGCGACCGGTTCGCCCTGGCCCTGGCTCTGGCCATCCACAAGCCGCTGAGCATCGGCACCGCCCGCATGGTCCTGGCCTCCGCTCCTAAAGGGATGACGCCTGACCAGTCCTACGCATGGGCCGGCCGCATCGTCGAAGCCGACAGCGACAGCCTGGGGGCCGTCTATGGGCACTAAGTCAGGCAGCGCGACCCATCAGCTGTCGGTGTTCAGCGATCAGCCGACGAGCGATGTCAGGTGCTCCGAGCACAGGCAGCGGTTCACCGAAGAGCGCACGCCACTCGCGGTCGATCTCAATGTCGGGGTCAATCTGGTTGGGGGTCAGGACAGGCATAGGGGACTGTGCTCCCCACATTGCGGCACGGGTGAGATGGTAACCACGATGCGCAGTGGGCCTGGACCCACCGGTCGTCTGCAATCGGCCCCTGTGCAGCCTCGCCAGCCTTCCGGGTCCTGGAAACCCACCCACCCCGCTATACGGGCAGCAGAGGCATGTACGTTTCCCAGCTATGCCTCCGAAAGTCGGTTGCCGGTTGCCGGTTGCCACGCATCCCGGTGGCCAATCGGCCTTCTGGCCAAGCGGCGCGGGCTTTGCTCGGTTGCCGACCGATCCTTGCTCAGGTTGCCGGTTGCCGCAGATAGGTTGCCGCTGAGGTTGCCGGTTGCGGGAGGTTGCCGCTCATGAGCGTGACCCTCGTATCCCGGCCCGCGTTCGCCAAGCAGCATGGGGTCAGCAAAGCCGCCGTTCAGAAATGGGAGAGCCGCGGCGCGGTCGTCGTGGTGGACGGCAAGATCAGCGTCGAGGCGTCAGACCGTCTGCTGATGCATGCTGGCCTCGGCCGCTTCTCCAACCGGGCACGCCGTCAGGCCGCCGATCGTGAGACGCGAGCCGCTCCGACGCCGGTTGCCGTTGACGAGCCCGCTGCTTGGGATGGCGAAGTCAAATCGTTGCCTTACGAGGCCCGCGTCCTGATCGCCTACGTCAACCGCATCGCGGCGCATGGCGGGCTGACCGCCTGGGAATGCGGGGCCGAGCTGGATGTCGCCCAGCGGATCGACGGCCTGTTCCGGTTCCTCGCGATGGATGCGACGGCCGAATTGCTGACCGACATGGGCACGGCCCCGCCCGACGGCTTCACCTGGGCTGATGCTCCGATCTGGGATGACGAACGCCTGGCCCAGATCGACTGGTCCGCCGTGGCCTCCAACGAACGGGAGGTGCCCCATGGCCTCGAAAGCTAAGGGCATCGCGGCCATCGCCGCCCGGTTGGGTGTGAGCAAGCGCTCAGCCCGCACGATCTTGGCCAGCGACTCATTCCCTGTCGGCCGGCGCGGGGAGTCCAACCTCGTCTCCGACCGGCACCTGCAGGCCTATCGCCACCAGCTCCAAGCCATCCCAGCCTGGGAAGGCGAAGGCGGCGCCCTCTACTCTCATTCAAGGATCCAGAACGATGACCACGCCTAAGCCCGCCCCCACCCCCGCCCTGCGCTATTCGCTCGTGGCTGCCATGGCTCGGCAGACCCAGGCGCCCGCGCCGGAGCGGAAAAGCTATAGCTTGGTCGACGCCATGCGCCGCCTGACTCAGGAGGGCGGCCAATGATCCGGGCCATGAGGATCGTCCGGCAGGCGGCTTTCGCGGCTGCAGCCGCCATCGTCGCTATGCCTGCGCTGGCCCATGCCGACCCGGTCATCACGCCGATTGTTGGAGCGCTGGTAAGCGCGGGGGTCAGCTCGGCCGTGGCAACGTTCGTCGTCACCACGGCCGTGAACGTAGGCATCTCCGCCTCTCGCGCACGGCTCTTCGGCAAGGGGGGGCAGTCGTGACCTCTACAATCGCTTATGTCACCGATGACGCGGCCTATCTGGCCACCGATGGCGGGATGTTCGCCGACGGCCAGACCCTCGCGCTTAAGCAGAAGGCAATCATCCTGGCGCATCAGGATGCCGTTGCAGCGGCCCGCGGGCCCGAAATGTTTGCCGGCTTGCTGGCTGTGGTCCTTGGTACGGTGCAGGGCGAGTTCGACGACCTTGCCGCAGCGTTCCCCAGGGCTGTCCAGCAGGCGCACACCGCCATGCTTGCGGCCATCGCAGCAGGGACCCCGGTGCCGGGCGACTCCACAATGGTGGATGCCCTCCTGATTGGCCTTTCGGAGCGAGAAGGCTTCATCGCCTATGCCGTCGCGAGCTACGACGATGATGGCGTGCCGGCCTTCACGGCTAAGCCTCTGCGCTCCAACAGCGCCTTGGCCTACGCGTCCCCGATGGATCAGGCCACGATCGATCGACTGGAGCGCGCGGGCACCGACGTCTGGGCCCCGACTGTCAACGTCGAGAAACATGCTCTGGCACTGATGCGCGAGCAACGGGCCTCCACTGACATTGTGGGCGGCTTCTGCCAGCTGACGACGGTCATCCGCTCGGGCGTGTTTTCGTCGATTCTTGAGCGGTGGCCGGACCCGGTGCCCGTCGTGCCACGCCTGCCGGCACCGCGTGCCGCGATGCAGTTTGCCGGAGCGCAGGCATGACCGACGCAACAGCAGGGCGCGGCGGCGTTGGCATTCGGCTTTTCGTTTCCGGTGGCGAAGTCGTCCGTCGCACTTTCGACCAGATCGGAGACTCCGGTCGCAAAATGTGGGCCGAGGTTGCGCTCGGCCAGAAGTCGGCCAACCCTGCGATCCGCGCTCTATCTCTTGGCGTTGGTGAAGCGAAGTCTGGCATTGAAGGTTTCGCTGGTCGGACCGGTTCCGCAGGCGTCGCCCTTGGCGCGTTTGGCGCGGCTGGGGTCGCGGCGACGGTTGTCCTGGCGGGGATAGTTGTCGGGCTCAACCAAGCCCGTGCAGCGATGTCGTTTGCCGACGAGATCGACGATGCGGCGAGCAAGCTGGCCATCGGCACGACCGCTCTTCAGCAGTACCGCTACGCCATGATTTCAGTGGGCGGGTCGGCCGAGGATGCCGACACCGCCATCCAGTCGTTTACGGAAAAACTGGGGGAGGCTCAGGCGGGCGGCCGGGCTCTCAGGTGGTTTGAGGCCCTCGGCTTCACCCGGGAACAGCTGCAAGGCTACGACACCGCAGAGGCCGCGCTGGGCGACGTCATCGACCGCCTCGCCGGGCTGAATAAGGAAACCGAGCGCCAGGCTGTGTCGAGCAAGATCGGCCTCGGATCGATGACGGCGCTCACCCGCGAAGGCCAGGCTGGGGTCGAGGCGCTGATGCAGGCGGCCCTGGATCTCGGCTACGTCATGGATTCGGAATTGGTCAAAAACGGAGCCGAGGCGAACCAGAAGTTCGAACAAATGGCGACGATCATCGATGTCCAGATGAAGTCGGCGTTTGTCACGTTAGCGCCCGTCATTCTGGAACTCGTCGGCTTGATGGCCGATCTCGCGACCGCGATAGCCGACGTCGCCGACTCGTGGAGAGGGCTGGAAAACCGGACGACGCGGGGCCTCAAGGCTCAGCGCGATGCGTTGCTTGACGAGAACACGCGACTGTTCAACCAGTATGGGGGCAATCTGCCCGACCGGCCAAGTGAGGCACCGCGAGTCGTCGGGTCCGCCGGAAGCGCTGCCGGTCCGGGCATGTCGCTGATGGCAGCGCAGAGCGCACCCAGCGTTCGAGACAGGTGGGACGCCAATATTCGGCAGCTAAACCGGATCAATGCACAGCTCGCGCAGAGAGAGGCCGAAGCAAGCGTTGAGCCGACAAACGGGGCTTTGCGAGACGCGCCTGACCGTGCCCGGACCGCTCGCCCACGGGCCGGCGGCCGATCCGCAGAACAGCGCCAGCGGGAACAGGAGCGTGCACTCGCGGACCTCCAACGCATGGAGGTAGACGCGCAGCGAGACGCTTTGCGCGAAAAATACGGGCCTGGCGGCTTCGAGGAAAACGCCACCGCGCTGGCGCTCGCGACCGTCCAGATTGAGCAGGAGGCGAACTGGGCCGCTATTCTGGCGCTGGAAGAGCGTTTGAAGATCAACGGCACCTTGAGCGAAGAGGCTCAGCTTCGCGTCGACGCCCTGAAGGCCGGCCACGACGAACTTGGGAAGGTGAAGGACACTGCCATCCTCCTGGAGGAGCGCCGCAAGCTCGCAGCCGATCGGCTGGCGGATGAGGTCGGTGCTGACAAGGCCGCCATCGATTTGCTATCGATCCAAGAGCAAATGGCCGGGACTGCTCGCGAGCGCTATGAGATCGGTCGCCGCATCCTCCTGGCCGAGCAGGAACTTGAGCGGAAGATCCTCAGCGCCAAGGTCAAGGAGGACGGCAACGTCACCGACTACGAGCGCAACGAACTCGATCGCCTGAAGCAGAGACAAGCCGCAGAGGGCTCGCTCTTCGACGCCAATGAACAGAACCGGTTGAGGGAAAACTTCCGCAGCTACGGCCGCGATATCGTTGACGCCATCGAAAGCGGCCGGATCGGCGAGACGATCGGCGACGAGATCAAAAACCGTCTTCTGGATGGCGCCCTCGATCAGCTGTTCACCATGATGAGCGGCGGCGGCGGGGCCGGCGGAAAATCCGGCGACAGCGGGTTCTGGGGAACGGTGCTTAGCGTCGGGGCCAGCCTGCTAACCGGCGGTAAGTCCGGAGGCCCGAGCATCGCTCAGAAGAAAAGCTTCTCCCGGGCTTCTGGCGGCCCTGTCCAGGACGGCGTTCACTACCGCATGGCCGAGCATGGCCCCGAGCTTCTCTTGCTGGGCAGCCAGGGCCAGGTGACCAATGCAGCTGCGACGGCACAGATGTTTCGCGACATCGGCCCTGGAACCGGCGGCAGCGGTTCCTCCAACGCCGCGCCGGTCGTAAACGCCACCTATTCGCCTAACATCGTCGTCAACGGGTCCGGGCCCGAGATCGACGCTCTGCGCCGAGAACTGGCCGCCGAGCGAGCAAACTTCAAAGCCAACGTGGTCGAGGCTGTCGCAGACGCCCAAAGCCGGAGGATCCTGTGATGCCCAGCCCGACACCCACAGCAGACTGGCAGGTGACCCCCAAGGTCCTGTCCACAACCGATGGCGTCGCGCTCGTCCGCATAGCGGTCCACAACTGCGGCGAGCGGCTCTTCCATTTCGGGCTCCAAATGGAATGGCCTGCGGGTGCAGAGGAGATCGACATGGAAGCCGGTGGCCTGGCCATCTTCGGCACCTCCATGAAAGCCTTGGCCGAGGAATGCCGGCTGGAGATGCTCACCCGTGTCCGGCAGACCTAGCCGGCCATCCTAGTGCACACGCTCGCTCGCCTCAGCGTTGGCTCTCAGCTGCATCGCTATGTCGGCAAACGTCATCTGCACCAACTCGTCGACCTCTTCTGCGGGCAGTTCCGGATAGGCGCTCGGTGCGACCTGCATAAAGGCCGAATGGAAGAGGTCCATGACCTGGTCATCGCTGAGGTCTGACCACTCAACCTTCCGCTCTTCCATACGCTGAGCCATGACCGCGCCGGCCAAGCGGAGGAGCATCCCCATCCGCCCCTGCAGCAGGTCCCAAAACGCTTCTAGGTCTTCGACAGTCGCGGCCTTCGCCATTTGGGTCAGCCCGGCGCTTTGCTTTCCGAAAGCGCGCGCATCACCTCATGGCAGAAGGCAGCGGACTGGCTTTGATCGGCGCGACCTCTTTGGTAGGCGGCTTCCAGATGGGCCTGCAGTGCGTTCGGGCTCTGACCTTGTTCTGGACCCAAGCCCTGGCGCACGCCGCGGATCTGCGCGGGAGACAGATGACGCTCACAGGAGCCGACGGTGGTGAAGATCCGAACCATGCCCTCGATCGCAGCTTGGGCATTGGCCTCATCTGCGGCGCGGGCGGCCGGGGCCTGGACGGGAGCTTGTGACGTTTCCACCGGTGCAGCCTGGATGACAGCTGCAAACAGCAGGGCTGAGACGAGCATCATAAGCACTCCGGTTCAACTAACGCTTGAAGGTGAACCGGCGGGCTTGCGAGGGCAAGCGGAGCCACAGCGACGGCCTCGGCAGCCTGACCTCGCAGGAAGTTGCGGTTCCGTGCGAGCCCAGGCTGCCGACCGCCGCACGGGGGCGTACGCCGGTCCTTCAATCTGACTTGCCTGCCGACGTTCGCCAAGCCCCAAGTCGCGCGGAATACCGACGGAAGCTGTGTCGGTTTATCTGACGGGGTTGGCTTCGGCCCGCTGCCGTGGCGGGGCCATTGGCATTTCAGGAGGAGCGTTCGGGAACAAATGTCGTCAGTGCCCCGTCAGGCAGCGCGCGCTGAAGCCCCTTCGCCTCATCCCAAGGCGCGCGCATCCAGACGTCGCGCTCCTCTTCAGTCGTCAGGATCACCGGCATGGCCTTGGGGTGTACCGCCCCGACC is a window encoding:
- a CDS encoding AAA family ATPase produces the protein MSPYPVANDHPKDLNDCETDAEVDAWWEAQTRGLQPGVPPKPHASANEWGVNLDGTIPDALDRPLSHFVRPFVWRDPATMPRRQWVYGKQLIRKFVSATFAPGGVGKSALVLAEAMAMASGKPVLGIRPVHRLKVGYWNGEDPFEETERRALAACLLHDLGPDDLDGWLHLGSGREDAVVIAEQTRDGATILAPNVESILDTIRSLQLDVVILDPFVSTHQVTENDNNAIDLVAKRWGKIADETNTAISLVHHTRKTNGAETTVEDGRGAVSLLNAARSARVLNAMSKEERERAGVKPGEAYFRVENGKTNLTPPAEGADWFQVASVDLDNGDTFNPSDNVGAVRRWKWPDAFDGIKATDLLAVQRAIDGGQWRENAQANEWAGRAVADTLGLNLDDPADKSKVKSLLATWIKTGALVRVTMKDEGRRDRPMIEVGKWAEI